In Chrysoperla carnea chromosome 2, inChrCarn1.1, whole genome shotgun sequence, the following proteins share a genomic window:
- the LOC123292626 gene encoding density-regulated protein homolog, which translates to MTSVEWSLGPQDGVSYPIKVLYCGNCTLPIEYCEYYPEYEKCKQWLERNLPSEFEKVRVDEEAGDTGEEEKKRQKRGGKGILKTKKKEEGPKQVCVSRAPRGKKKSVTVVTGLSSFDIDLKVAAKFFGTKFACGSSVTGDDEIVIQGDVKDDLFDIIPEKWPEIDEDFIEDLGDQKR; encoded by the exons ATGACTTCTGTGGAATGGTCATTAGGACCTCAAGATGGAGTGTCTTATCCAATTAAAGTTCTATATTGTGGAAACTGTACTTTACCAATAGAA TATTGTGAATATTACCCtgaatatgaaaaatgtaaacaatgGTTAGAAAGAAATTTACCTTCTGAATTCGAAAAAGTCCGAGTTGATGAAGAAGCGGGTGATACTGGCGAAGAAGAAAAGAAACGACAAAAACGAGGTGGTAAAGGTATTTTAAAAACCAAGAAGAAAGAAGAGGGTCCAAAACAAGTCTGTGTTTCGCGTGCTCCACGTGGAAAGAAGAAGTCTGTGACTGTTGTCACCGGATTAAGTTCGTTTG ATATCGATTTGAAAGTAGCAGCtaaattttttggtacaaaatttGCTTGTGGATCATCAGTTACTGGTGACGATGAAATTGTGATTCAAGGAGATGTAAAGGATGATCTTTTTGATATTATTCCCGAAAAATGGCCTGAG atcGATGAAGATTTTATTGAAGATTTAGGAGATCAAAAAAGATAA
- the LOC123292163 gene encoding phosphofurin acidic cluster sorting protein 1, which translates to MSKMSRVGSGASALPCNAPGAVKPVPMKLFATWEVDRTPSNCIPRLCALTLTRIIILKPLGTDLASISIAVKMQSSKRTLRSNEIMLPANGLLDTGLELTFSLQYPHFLKRDGNRLQVLLQRRKRYKNRTMLGFKTLAEGFIRMDQVLQKQMDLELELVADTGSKEKSAGLQTVAKISVIQLSSTPVDQDQKSTTSILTDRGFSDEEEEGEFTSGEDEGQDMSDSEPIRNKLPHTRHNFKQRFVSLLRRFRQADTEGSRAALGATSDIQALFNELDSLSCDEDSGGDQEDTMSISSTPKPSLRPFFSSSRSLLDSQVTNQDNTQADDKNQSGSDGNPDLCWTDHEAQSDPQTGSPPREKEKDNMERDRKSRLFRGGHSSATKKKHSITNTLDKSTDTTANAPDNSAPRKSFLTSLSRVLPLDDNTLPEYIALVDSNVPISLIQRFEQTPYFNNIRLIQPISPSECRSTIQTLLNKIHKFCNTSAKTPSVIRVIVIGSDILTSACLRNYVELLSSRSPEWQNYLRFYIVPIGNNSISRQLSMLDSGYAALFPVEGGGSGERSSEDLLTRIQRYIVSSSPPVTCLPLAEAMLTCHDESSQIFIPFAAEVRIGLTDSSQSMSVELDDNFGTTVTGSNQGGGTSGLLSSSPPGPPLTPPSSPNVQVRDLVWEPLELQLDYWQVIKNTDSNKNRPDGKNSLKGSFRSIFVCRTPGSTNLSLTVNFASKEKKQKIMRLGKKKEKDKENEAKNQTIEGISRLICSAKPSHNAPLKVYIDGSEWTGVKFFQLSSTWQTHVKHFSAALVGSVPWSSLPSNDMT; encoded by the exons atgtcaaaaatgagtAGGGTTGGGTCTGGTGCTAGTGCTTTGCCCTGCAATGCACCCGGGGCTGTTAAACCGGTGCCGATGAAGTTGTTTGCAACATGGGAAGTTGATCGTACTCCTTCAAATTGTATTCCAAG attaTGCGCATTAACATTAACCAGAATCATTATTCTAAAGCCGTTGGGCACAGATTTAGCATCGATCTCCATTGCTGTGAAAATGCAGTCTAGTAAACGAACGTTACGATCCAATGAAATCATGTTACCGGCTAATGGTCTATTAGATACTGGTTTAGAATTAACATTTAGTTTACAGTATCCGCACTTTTTAAAACGAGATGGAAATCGTTTGCAGGTTCTACTACAAAGACGGAAACGATACAAAAATCGAACGATGCTTGGTTTTAAAACGCTTGCCGAAGGATTTATTCGTATGGATCAG GTTCTACAAAAGCAAATGGATTTAGAATTGGAGTTGGTAGCTGATACTGGAAGCAAAGAAAAGAGTGCAGGGTTACAAACAGTTGCTAAAATTTCAGTAATTCAGCTATCATCTACACCGGTTGATCAAGATCAAAAATCTACTACTTCTATTTTGACAG atcGAGGTTTCAGTGATGAAGAAGAAGAAGGAGAATTTACAAGTGGAGAAGACGAGGGTCAAGATATGTCCGACAGTGAGCCTATTAGGAATAAATTACCTCATACTCGC CATAACTTTAAACAGCGATTTGTATCGCTTTTACGACGATTTCGGCAAGCCGATACAGAAGGAAGTAGAGCAGCTCTTGGAGCAACTAGTGATATTCAAGCTTTATTTAACGAATTAGATTCTTTAAGTTGTGATGAAGATTCTGGTGGCGATCAAGAAGACACTATGTCAATATCGAGTACACCCAAACCAAGTTTACGCCCATTCTTTAGCAGTAGTAGAAGTCTTTTAGATTCTCAAGTCACTAATCAAGATAATACCCAAGCAGATGATAAAAATCAATCTGGAAGCGACGGTAATCCAGATTTATGTTGGACTGATCATGAAGCTCAATCTGATCCTCAGACTGGTTCTCCACCGAGAGAAAAAGAAAAG GATAACATGGAAAGAGACCGGAAGTCGCGATTATTCCGTGGCGGTCATAGTTCAGcaacaaaaaagaaacattcAATAACTAACACCTTAGATAAGTCAACTGATACAACTGCTAATGCACCTGATAATTCTGCG ccAAGAAAATCGTTTTTAACATCGTTGTCAAGAGTGTTGCCATTAGATGATAACACTTTACCGGAATATATAGCTTTAGTTGATTCAAATGTCCCTATAAGCTTAATTCAAAGATTTGAACAAAcaccatattttaataatatacgcTTAATTCAACCCATATCTCCTTCAGAATGTCGCTCAACCatacaaacattattaaataaaattcataaatt ttgtaATACCTCTGCAAAAACTCCTTCTGTCATTCGAGTTATTGTTATTGGAAGTGATATACTCACATCTGCATGTTTACGAAATTATGTGGAACTTTTATCTAGTAGATCACCCGAATGGCAAAATTATTTACGCTTCTATATAGTGCCAATTG GCAATAACAGTATTTCGAGACAATTATCAATGTTAGATTCAGGGTATGCGGCTTTATTTCCCGTCGAAGGTGGTGGATCCGGAGAACGAAGTTCAGAAGATTTATTAACTCGAATACAACGATATATTGTTAGTTCATCGCCACCCGTAACTTGTTTACCTTTAGCTGAAGCGATGCTTACTTGCCATGATGAGAGTAGCCAAATATTTATACCATTCGCAGCT GAAGTTCGTATAGGCTTAACAGATAGTTCGCAATCAATGTCTGTAGAATTGGATGATAATTTTGGAACCACAGTTACTGGTTCAAATCAAGGAGGAGGAACATCTGGTCTTTTATCATCAAGTCCTCCAGGACCACCATTAACTCCACCATCTAGTCCTAATGTACAAGTCCGTGATTTAGTTTGGGAACCGTTAGAATTACAATTAGATTATTGGCAGGTTATAAAGAATACAGACTCGAATAAAAATAGACCTGAcggtaaaaattcattaaaaggTTCATTTCGAAGTATTTTTGTATGCAGAACACCTGGATCGACAAATTTAAGTTTAACTGTTAATTTTGCATCCAAagagaaaaaacaaaagattatgCGATTgggaaagaaaaaagaaaaggaTAAAGAAAATGAGGCAAAAAATCAAACAATCGAAGGAATATCTCGTTTGATTTGCTCAGCAAAACCATCTCATAATGCCCCATTAAAAG TATACATTGATGGATCCGAATGGACAGGAGTTAAATTCTTTCAATTAAGTTCAACTTGGCAAACGCATGTCAAACATTTCAGTGCAGCTTTGGTTGGATCGGTGCCATGGTCATCATTGCCATCTAACGATATGACGTGA
- the LOC123293383 gene encoding uncharacterized protein LOC123293383 — protein sequence MDYYKMSGIRKATYVGLVVFVLVNISSYINDEKHYAKATLNDAIVQNILANKINQLQQKQIKFCRSNIATLTALLSYACTQAQTNTTSRAACISCFTAATANVLSPTLLSSLLPCATLYFNTGNYAACVTTLQSAVTTNVQVNSTTGCPTGYCTFVQCLRKVQANALVDMCYMNSITGNNLNEAAGRTNHYLLTTSCILAMTRCNPTNPISGAAQNINTTPVYNSLQVSRNGDLRIITVPRSCCGTASGYCLADTTLTQSGWGTIIC from the exons GTGAATATTTCCTCAtatataaatgatgaaaaacatTATGCAAAAGCTACATTAAATGATGCcattgtacaaaatatattagCAAATAAAATCAATCAGTTGCaacaaaagcaaataaaattttgcagaAGTAACat CGCAACATTAACAGCATTATTATCGTATGCTTGCACTCAGGCTCAAACTAACACAACGTCTAGAGCAGCATGTATATCCTGCTTTACAGCTGCAACAGCAAATGTGTTG tcacCCACATTGCTCTCAAGTTTACTACCATGTGCCACGTTGTATTTTAATACTGGAAATTACGCAGCTTGCGTCACCACGTTGCAG TCAGCAGTTACCACAAATGTTCAAGTTAATTCCACCACAGGTTGCCCGACTGGATATTGTACATTTGTTCAATGTTTACGGAAAGTTCAAGCTAATGCATTG GTAGatatgtgttatatgaattCAATCACAGGAAATAATCTTAACGAAGCAGCTGGACGAACGAATCATTACTTATTAACGACATCAtgcatattagcaatgacacgTTGTAATCCAACCAATCCCATATCGGGTGCAGCCCAAAATATTAATACCACACCAGTTTATAATTCACTACAAGTTTCGAGAAATGGTGATTTACGTATTATAACTGTTCCCCGTTCTTGTTGCGGAACGGCATCAGGATATTGTTTAGCAGACACAACTCTAACGCAATCAGGCTGGGGAACaattatatgttga
- the LOC123292247 gene encoding protein YIF1B — translation MNYNSNSSMRHSASRKPKRVVDVNVMGNPIPSAAPTTAPYNPYESFPIAAPNPNSAPLTTDYRGPFPQGPVDQYPQQPFLGNQPQNHAPPGHQPFNVLSQPVVQDMALQYGQQLASTGRKVVEKEIEKYVPVSKLKYYFAVDTKYVVSKLGLLFFPFSHTDWSIKYEQDNPVQPRYEINAPDLYIPVMAYVTYVVVAGLVLGMQDRFTPEQIGIYASSALAWTLVEMAVYMATLYITNIKTSLRTLDILAYSGYKYVGIILSVLISLIFANTGYYIVLLYCSLALAFFLVRALKAQVLSEHQNDPRQTTHYGTDVTAVGSKRRLYFLLFVALTQPLLSWWLSLHLVKATPPPSS, via the exons atgaattataattccAATTCAAGTATGAGGCATA GCGCAAGTCGTAAACCTAAACGGGTAGTTGATGTGAATGTAATGGGAAATCCAATACCATCGGCTGCACCAACAACTGCACCTTACAATCCATATGAGAGCTTTCCCATTGCAGCACCAAATCCAAACTCAGCACCTCTAACAACAG ATTACAGGGGACCATTTCCTCAAGGCCCTGTCGACCAGTATCCGCAACAACCGTTTTTGGGTAATCAACCACAAAATCATGCACCTCCTGGTCATCAACCGTTTAATGTATTGTCACAGCCAGTCGTTCAAGATATGGCACTTCAATACGGTCAACAG ctaGCAAGTACTGGAAGAAAAGTTGTGgaaaaagaaatagaaaaatatgttccagtatcaaaattaaaatactattttgcCGTAGATACTAAATATGTTGTTTCAAAATtaggattattattttttccattttctcacact gaTTGGTCAATTAAATATGAACAAGATAATCCAGTCCAGCCACGGTATGAAATCAATGCTCCAGATTTATACATACCAGTAATGGCTTATGTAACATATGTGGTGGTAGCTGGATTAGTTCTAG gtATGCAAGACAGATTTACACCAGAACAAATTGGTATTTACGCATCATCAGCCTTAGCTTGGACACTTGTAGAAATGGCTGTATATATGGCAACACTGtatataacaaacataaaaacatcACTTCGAACATTAGATATACTTGCGTACAGTGGCTACAAATATGTTGGAATTATATTGAGTGTTCTAATTAGTTTAATATTTGCTAATACTGGTTACTACATAGTTCTATTATACTGTAGTTTAGCGTTAGCATTCTTTTTAGTACGTGCCCTTAAAGCACAAGTACTATCCGAACATCAGAATGATCCACGTCAGACAACACATTATGGGACAGATGTAACAGCTGTAGGTTCCAAACGACgtctttattttctattatttgtagCTTTAACACAGCCATTGCTCAGTTGGTGGTTATCTTTACATCTTGTCAAGGCAACACCTCCACCATCGTCATAG